The Brevibacillus brevis genome contains a region encoding:
- the bshB1 gene encoding bacillithiol biosynthesis deacetylase BshB1, with translation MSSLDILAIGAHPDDVEIGAAGSLILAAKEGKRVGILDLTYAELSSNGTVERRQQEAAAADQVMGVAARYNFGLPDRGLEAVRESAIERVVKLIRETRPAIVLAPYYADRHPDHESVSRIVREAVFNAGIRKYLPEPSLPAYRPSQFLYYFINSTVTPQVVVDITAVYPQKMEALRCYRSQFELEEGSVQTPLTNGYLESVEYRERLFGQQAGVAYAEGFVSAAPYVLKSL, from the coding sequence ATGAGTTCACTCGATATTTTGGCGATCGGCGCTCATCCTGACGATGTCGAGATCGGCGCGGCAGGCAGTCTAATCTTGGCAGCCAAAGAGGGAAAGCGCGTTGGGATTCTCGACTTGACCTACGCCGAATTGTCTTCGAATGGAACAGTGGAAAGAAGGCAGCAAGAAGCGGCTGCAGCTGACCAAGTGATGGGAGTGGCTGCTCGCTATAATTTCGGTTTGCCTGATCGCGGCTTGGAAGCAGTCAGAGAAAGTGCGATTGAACGTGTTGTAAAGCTCATCCGCGAAACTCGTCCAGCCATTGTGCTTGCGCCTTATTACGCGGATCGTCATCCAGATCACGAGAGCGTAAGTCGGATCGTTCGAGAGGCGGTGTTTAATGCAGGCATCCGCAAGTATTTGCCGGAGCCTTCTTTGCCTGCCTATCGACCTTCGCAATTCCTTTACTATTTTATCAATTCCACTGTCACGCCTCAGGTTGTCGTGGATATCACCGCTGTCTATCCGCAAAAAATGGAGGCGCTGCGCTGCTACCGCAGTCAGTTTGAGCTGGAAGAAGGCAGCGTTCAAACACCGCTTACCAACGGGTATCTGGAGTCTGTCGAGTATCGAGAGCGACTGTTTGGCCAGCAGGCTGGTGTAGCCTACGCAGAAGGATTTGTCAGTGCAGCTCCGTATGTATTAAAGAGCTTGTGA
- a CDS encoding methylglyoxal synthase: MKIALIAHDRMKEQIVQLAMAYESILAKHDLYATGTTGSRIMEATSLSLTRFLSGPLGGDQQIGAMIARNEMDLIIFLRDPLTSQPHEPDIIALLRLCDVHKIPFATNLGSAEIMLKALELGQLDWREVVHKENEA; the protein is encoded by the coding sequence TTGAAAATTGCATTGATTGCCCATGATCGAATGAAAGAACAGATTGTGCAACTAGCGATGGCCTATGAATCCATTTTGGCAAAACATGACCTGTATGCCACAGGAACAACTGGGTCCCGAATCATGGAAGCTACGTCGCTGTCCCTAACCCGGTTTCTGTCAGGGCCATTAGGAGGCGATCAACAAATCGGTGCGATGATCGCCCGCAATGAGATGGACTTGATTATCTTTTTGCGTGATCCGCTTACCTCTCAACCACATGAGCCTGATATTATCGCACTGCTTCGACTGTGTGATGTGCACAAGATACCGTTTGCCACCAATCTCGGTTCGGCAGAAATCATGCTGAAGGCTTTGGAGCTGGGACAACTGGATTGGCGCGAAGTGGTGCATAAGGAGAATGAAGCATGA
- the dapB gene encoding 4-hydroxy-tetrahydrodipicolinate reductase produces the protein MTKQIRVAVAGANGRMGQEVVKMLGQDTALVFTGNLDTRVSEEEINQQLDEMKPDVLVDFTTPHTVYRHMELCLARGVRPVVGTTGLTTEQLQEMTERYKEAGLGAIIAPNFAIGAILCMKFSAMAAKYMPHVEIIELHHDRKLDAPSGTALKTAEMIAAVREELKQGHPEEVETIPGARGADYEGFRIHSVRLPGMVAHQEVLFGATGQTLSIRHDSINRESFMPGVNMAIKAVMNMNGLIYGLEHLID, from the coding sequence ATGACTAAACAAATTCGTGTAGCAGTTGCAGGCGCAAATGGTCGAATGGGGCAAGAAGTAGTGAAAATGCTGGGGCAGGATACCGCGCTCGTCTTTACAGGCAATTTGGACACGCGGGTGAGCGAAGAGGAAATCAATCAACAATTGGACGAAATGAAACCGGATGTTCTGGTAGACTTTACGACACCGCATACGGTGTATCGTCATATGGAGCTCTGTCTGGCTCGTGGTGTGAGACCGGTCGTCGGAACAACGGGACTGACAACAGAGCAGCTGCAAGAAATGACTGAGCGCTATAAAGAAGCGGGACTGGGTGCCATTATTGCCCCGAATTTTGCGATCGGCGCGATTCTATGTATGAAGTTTTCCGCAATGGCAGCAAAATATATGCCACATGTGGAAATTATCGAGTTGCATCATGACCGCAAGCTGGATGCGCCAAGCGGAACTGCTTTGAAGACCGCGGAGATGATCGCGGCTGTTCGGGAAGAGCTCAAGCAAGGGCATCCTGAAGAAGTAGAAACAATTCCAGGCGCTCGCGGAGCAGATTATGAAGGCTTCCGGATTCACAGTGTCCGTCTGCCAGGCATGGTTGCTCATCAAGAGGTTTTGTTTGGGGCAACAGGCCAAACGCTGTCCATTCGCCATGATTCGATTAACCGGGAATCATTCATGCCAGGGGTAAATATGGCCATTAAAGCCGTAATGAATATGAACGGATTGATTTACGGATTGGAACATCTGATTGATTAA
- a CDS encoding nucleotide pyrophosphohydrolase: MERQKTMQEMQQEVDQYISQFKEGYFSPLSMLARMTEEVGELAREINHFYGEKPKKKDEGEKTVEEELGDVLFIVICFANSLGIDLQEAFDRIMHKFNTRDKDRWTRIEENEQHD; this comes from the coding sequence ATGGAACGGCAAAAGACTATGCAAGAGATGCAGCAAGAAGTTGATCAATACATATCGCAATTTAAAGAGGGCTATTTTTCTCCGCTTTCGATGCTGGCTAGAATGACAGAAGAAGTAGGTGAATTAGCCAGAGAGATTAACCATTTTTATGGAGAAAAACCGAAGAAAAAGGACGAAGGCGAAAAAACAGTAGAGGAAGAGCTGGGTGACGTCCTCTTCATCGTGATTTGTTTCGCAAACTCACTCGGAATCGATTTGCAGGAAGCATTTGATCGTATTATGCACAAGTTTAACACTCGCGATAAAGATCGCTGGACAAGAATAGAGGAGAACGAGCAGCATGACTAA